The following are encoded in a window of Candidatus Methylomirabilis sp. genomic DNA:
- a CDS encoding 50S ribosomal protein L23: MREAYQIIRRPLLTEKGTDLKEHTNQYLFEVARDANKIEIKRAVESLFRVKVLQVRTLSVKSKLKRVGRFVGCTPGWKKAIATLKEGEAIEFFEGA; the protein is encoded by the coding sequence GAGGCATATCAGATTATTCGTCGCCCTCTTCTTACCGAGAAGGGCACGGATTTGAAGGAACACACCAACCAGTACCTTTTTGAAGTGGCTCGCGATGCTAATAAGATCGAGATCAAGCGTGCGGTCGAATCGCTGTTTCGAGTAAAGGTACTTCAGGTGCGGACTCTCTCCGTCAAGAGTAAACTCAAGCGAGTGGGCCGCTTTGTCGGTTGCACACCCGGTTGGAAGAAGGCGATAGCCACTCTGAAAGAAGGGGAAGCTATCGAATTCTTCGAGGGAGCGTAG